A genome region from Musa acuminata AAA Group cultivar baxijiao chromosome BXJ3-5, Cavendish_Baxijiao_AAA, whole genome shotgun sequence includes the following:
- the LOC135638350 gene encoding putative germin-like protein 2-1, protein MAAKILLIALLAMASSLAMASDPSPLQDFCVADKNSKVLVNGFVCKDPKQVTAEDFFFMGLDKAGNTGNKLGSMVTAVNVNKLVGLNTLGISMVRIDYGPKGLNPPHTHPRATEILTVIEGQLLVGFVTSNTDDGNRLFTKMLKKGDVFVFPEGLIHFQFNPGYTNTVAIGALSSQNPGTITIANAVFGSKPPISDDVLAKAFQVDKKTIDWLQAQFWMDNNN, encoded by the exons ATGGCAGCCAAAATCCTTCTCATCGCTCTCCTTGCCATGGCTTCCTCTCTCGCAATGGCTTCTGATCCTAGCCCTCTTCAAGACTTCTGCGTCGCCGATAAGAACTCCAAAG TGCTGGTGAATGGATTCGTCTGCAAAGACCCCAAGCAAGTGACAGCCGAAGACTTCTTCTTCATGGGACTCGACAAAGCCGGCAACACAGGAAACAAGCTCGGCTCCATGGTCACTGCCGTCAACGTGAACAAGCTCGTCGGACTCAACACCCTCGGCATCTCCATGGTTCGCATCGACTACGGGCCCAAAGGCCTCAACCCTCCCCACACTCACCCCCGTGCCACCGAGATCCTCACCGTCATAGAAGGACAGCTCTTGGTCGGCTTCGTCACATCCAACACCGACGACGGCAACCGTCTCTTCACCAAGATGCTGAAGAAGGGCGATGTGTTTGTTTTCCCTGAGGGCCTCATCCACTTCCAGTTCAACCCTGGGTACACCAACACCGTCGCCATCGGTGCTCTCAGTAGCCAAAACCCCGGCACGATCACCATCGCCAACGCTGTGTTCGGGTCGAAGCCACCCATCTCCGACGATGTTCTGGCCAAGGCTTTCCAGGTGGACAAGAAGACCATCGACTGGCTTCAGGCTCAGTTCTGGATGGACAACAACAACTAG